The genomic interval TTGAGGCGATGGTCAGTTCGTGGCGGCGGCTCAGCCCCTCGGATGGCGCTCCGATGGGAAAAATCGGCGGGCAGTATGTGAACAACAGCTTTGCCCGTATGGAGGCAAAGGATAACGGCTATGGCGAGGCGTTGGAGCTTGACCTGAACGGCAACATGAGCGAGGGATCGGGCGAAAACCTCTTTGTTGTCTTGGATGGTGTCATCTACACCCCGCCCATCGGCACATCCATCCTCGCTGGCGTCACGCGCTCCAGCGTGATCCAACTCGCCCGCGATCTCGGTTATGAGGTGCGCGAGACGGTTATGAGCCGCGATGTCCTTTACATTGCCGATGAGATGTTCGTCACTGGCACGGCGGCAGAGATCACCCCCATCCGTTCCCTAGACAAAGTGCCGATTGGGTCGGGGACGCGAGGGGCGATCACAAAGGCGCTTCAAGAGGAATTTTTCGGCATTGTTAGCGGCAATATGGTGGATCGGCACGGGTGGCTGACACCCGTCACACTGGGCGAACCTGCCAAAGGATAAGCAGTGGTGGGAGTGCGGATACCCTAAACGGTGTCCCTACAGACATAATCACGATTTACAAAGGGAGTCTTCATGAAACTCACGGGCGCGGAAATCATCTGGGAATGTTTGCTGAAGGAAGGCGTCGAATTCGTTTGGGGCTATCCGGGGGGGGCAATTCTGCCCACCTATGATGCCCTCAGCAAGTATGACAAGCGGCTAAAACACGTTTTGGTGCGCCACGAACAAGGCGCTACACACATGGCGGATGGCTACGCACGGGCGACAGGTAAGGTTGGCGTGGCAATGGCGACCAGCGGTCCGGGCGCAACGAATATGGTGACGGGGATCGCCACCGCCATGATGGACTCCTCGCCCATTGTGTGCATCACCGGGCAAGTCCCCTCGCCCGTAATCGGCACGGACGCTTTCCAAGAAACGGACGTGACGGGCGTCACCTTGCCGATCACCAAGCATAATTTCCTCGTCACCGATATTCGGGACTTGGTAAAGACGATGCGCAAGGCGTTTTTCATCGCCCGCACGGGGCGTCCAGGTCCGGTGTTGGTCGATATTGCCAAAGATGTCCAAAATGCCAGCATCGAATTTGAGTACCCAACGGGCGTGATCAAGCTGCCCGGCTATACACCGCCGAAAGCCGCCACCGCGCACGATTTGGAACGCGCCGCCGCATTGATCAAAACGGCGAAAAAACCGCTTATCCTTGCCGGACACGGGGTGAACATGTCTGGTGCAGAGCGGGCGCTGCTCTCGCTGGCAGAGATCGCCCAAATTCCAGTGGCGCTGACGCTCTTGGGCAAGGGCGCTGTCCCAGAAAGCCACCCGCTCTGTTTGGGAATGATGGGGATGCACGGCGCCGCGTCGGTGAATCAGGCAATTCAATCGGCAGATTTACTGATCGCCTGCGGGATGCGCTTTGATGACCGTGTGACGGGCAACCTGAAAACCTATTCCCCGAACTCGCAAAAGATTCACATCGACATTGACGCTTCCGAACTGAACAAGGCGGTCAAGGTTGATGTGGGCATTGCCGGCGACCTGCGCACTGTCCTTGAGCAGCTTTCGCCGCACGTCCCAACGCTGGAACACCGTGCCTGGTTAGCGGAAATTCGGGATTGGCAAGAGGATGGCGATCAGCGTGACATTGTCAATCAGGTACTGCCAAGCGACAAACTCTATGCGGCACAAGCAATCCGCGACCTGTGGACAGCTACACGCGGCGATGCCATTGTCGTC from Anaerolineales bacterium carries:
- a CDS encoding branched-chain amino acid transaminase, with the translated sequence MALAHGPYVWFDGKFVRWEDATVHVGVHALHYGSSVFEGIRAYDTKQGTAIFRLAPHVQRMVNSCKIVRIAVPYTADELSQAIQEVVALNGQPACYIRPLIFRGMGSFDLDGRPNPTQVVILSFAWGPYLGAGAIENGIEAMVSSWRRLSPSDGAPMGKIGGQYVNNSFARMEAKDNGYGEALELDLNGNMSEGSGENLFVVLDGVIYTPPIGTSILAGVTRSSVIQLARDLGYEVRETVMSRDVLYIADEMFVTGTAAEITPIRSLDKVPIGSGTRGAITKALQEEFFGIVSGNMVDRHGWLTPVTLGEPAKG
- the ilvB gene encoding biosynthetic-type acetolactate synthase large subunit; its protein translation is MKLTGAEIIWECLLKEGVEFVWGYPGGAILPTYDALSKYDKRLKHVLVRHEQGATHMADGYARATGKVGVAMATSGPGATNMVTGIATAMMDSSPIVCITGQVPSPVIGTDAFQETDVTGVTLPITKHNFLVTDIRDLVKTMRKAFFIARTGRPGPVLVDIAKDVQNASIEFEYPTGVIKLPGYTPPKAATAHDLERAAALIKTAKKPLILAGHGVNMSGAERALLSLAEIAQIPVALTLLGKGAVPESHPLCLGMMGMHGAASVNQAIQSADLLIACGMRFDDRVTGNLKTYSPNSQKIHIDIDASELNKAVKVDVGIAGDLRTVLEQLSPHVPTLEHRAWLAEIRDWQEDGDQRDIVNQVLPSDKLYAAQAIRDLWTATRGDAIVVTDVGQHQMWEAQYYLHDRPRTLITSGGLGTMGFGLPAAIGAKMGCPDETVWAVVGDGGFQMTLTELGTAAQENVDVNIAIINNSYLGMVRQWQEFFYEERYNATPLRNPDFCMLAAAYGIPAFRVTNREEIPDAVAKAQSIKGPTLVEFRVESADIVYPMVPAGADLHAMIRRPMNLPDWSENH